Within Oceanicoccus sp. KOV_DT_Chl, the genomic segment CTCGCCAAGCTCTGCAGCCACATCGGCATTTGCGTGCGCGATGACCAGCAAGTCGAAGACTTGCTCTATGGCGACGGCGGACTGTTTAAAAACGTTACCGCCGACACCATTATTGCTATTCACAGCACTGTCACCCAAGCCAATTTATTGAAATGGGCCAGCGACGCGAGTGCTCTCAATATCCATTTAATTGATGCGCCGATTACTGGCGGTGCCCACCGTGCAGTTGAAGGCACGCTCTGTTATATGGTAGGCGGTGATGCAGCGATTGTGGCCCGCGCGCAACCGGTATTTGAAACTTCTGCAGAAAAAGTGGTTCACGCCGGCGATTTGGGCACAGGTATTGCGCTAAAACTGTGTAATAACTTTATCCAATACGGTGAATTTGTGTTGTTGGCCGAGGCCACCAAACTTGCCGACCGCTGCGGCCTTTCAGTCGATGTGCTGCGCGAAGTTGGCCGTTCCAACGGCGTGATAAACGAGCAGATGCATATGTTTGTTTCGGGTCGCAATAGCATGGCGCCATCCTATAGCAATGAACAGATGATCGAGTACTTCGGCACCATGGGCAAACTGGCACGTAAAGACCTGGAGTGCGCACTAAACACCGCTAAAGACCATAATGTGGTACTGCCAACCGCTGAATACTTATGCGACCGCATTGAAGATGTATTCGTCGGCAAAGATGAATCGCGCCTTGATTGAAATCAAATAGCAAAATAACAACCAAAGAAATAATTCCCGGAGACAGTAATGAACCCAGAGAGCAACTTATTAATTGATGGTGAACTGGTGACTGCCAGCAGTGGTAAAACCTATCCCAACATCAACCCGGCAACCGAAGAAGTTATTGGTCATGTCGTTGATGCCGGCCCTGAAGAAATGGATCAGGCCATCGCGGCTGCTCGCAGAGCTTTTGACCACACTGACTGGTCAACAAACCACGCCTTCCGGCTCAAATGCCTGCAGCAATTAAAAGCCGGACTGCTAGCAGAAATGGACGATTTCAAATTACAAATTGCTGCCGAAACCGGAGCGCCGCTAGGCATTTGTGGCAGCGGCGGTCCGCACTGCGAAGTGCCCATCAGTTTTATGGATTTCAGTCTTGAGGCATTACCCAAATTCGAATGGAGCCGGGACATTGGCCAGTATGAATTAATGAATATCAAAAGCCGCCGCTTGGTAGAGAAAGAAGCCATCGGCGTGGTCGCTTGCATTACCCCCTGGAATGTTCCACTGCAAATCAATTTGGCCAAGTCTATTCCGGCACTGGCAGCCGGCTGCACCGTAGTATTAAAAGCCGCACCAGACACCCCTTGGTCAGCCACCACTCTGGGCCGCATTATCAAAGAACACACGGATATTCCCGCCGGTGTATTTAACGTGATCACGGCAGCAGACCCGCAAATCGTCGGCGAGCAATTGGTAACCGACCCACGGGTAGACATGATTTCTTTTACCGGCTCCACCGCCGTTGGCAAACATATCATGGCACAGGCGGCTAAAACCGTTAAAAAAGTGTTTCTGGAACTGGGCGGAAAATCCGCCAATATCATGTTGGATGACGCTGATCTCAGTAGCAGCTTATTAAGTGCACTGGCCGTTTGTTTTCATGCCGGCCAAGGCTGTGCACTCAATACCCGCCTGCTGATCCCCAAAGCCAAACAGGCAGAAGTCGAAGAGCTGTTAACAAGTTATTTTGGCTTTATTAGCTACGGCAATCCCGACTCCGATGAAATTATGGGGCCGTTAGTCAACGCCAAACAACGCGACCGCGTGTTGAGCTATATACAAAAAGGCAAAGACGAAGGCGCCCGCGTTTTACTAGGCGGCGGCAGGCCAGAGCAACTGGAAAAAGGCTATTACGTACAACCCACCGTCTTTGTCGATGTTACTAACGATATGACTATAGCGCGGGAAGAAATTTTTGGCCCGGTACTCTGTGTTATCGCCTATGAAGATGAAGCCGATGCCATTCGCATTGCCAACGATTCTGAATTTGGTTTATCCGGCAGCGTCTGGTCCGCTTCAGAAGAACGCGCACTGGCTGTTGCCCGGCGCATTCGCACTGGCACCATCAACGTCAATGGCGGTAATTTCTACGCCGCCGACGCACCTTTTGGCGGTTACAAACAAAGTGGTATTGGCCGCGAAATGGGCCCTGAAGGCTTTGAGGAATATCTTGAAACCAAAACCATCGCTATTGGGATTTCGTAGCAACGCCACAAACCCATACCCAAATAAATCAGTCACTTAAAAAGAGAACACAAGATGAACAATGTACTCGGCTATGAAAATAAAAATGTGGTCATCACTGGTGCGGCTTCCGGCATGGGGCAAGCGGCAGCTCAGCAACTGGTAGATTTAGGCGCAAATGTCTTTGCTCTGGATATTGCTTCTATTACCGTACCCGTTCACAAAGCCATCAGCGTTGATATGAAAAACGCCACCTCAATAGATGCCGCTGTCGCCGAACTTCCCGACAATATTGATGCGCTGTTTAATTGTGCCGGCGTGCCTTCTCCCCCTTTTTCAGCTGCAGACACCATTTTGATTAACTTCAGTGGCTTGCGCTACCTGACTGAAAGTTTGTTGCCACGCATCAGCGCAGGTGGCGGTATCGCCTCTATCGCCTCTACCGCAGGCATGGGCTGGAAACCAAAAATTGAAACCGCTAAAACCTTCCTGGCACTGGACAACAGTTTAGAGGTTGCCGCGCAGTGGATTGCGGATCACCCACTCGAGAGTTCAGATGGCTATGGCTTTTCCAAGCAATGCATTATTGCTTACACCATGACCATGGCAAAAAAACTGGCCAAGAAAAATATTCGTATTAATTGCATTTCACCGTCACCAACCGCCAGCGGCTTTATGGATACACTTAAAGGCGAAGGAAAAATGCCAGCAGAAGCAATTGATTTATTTCTTCCTTCCAATGGTCGTTATGCCACCGGCGCAGAAATGGGTGAACCGCTGGTATTACTCAACAGCAAAATGGCCAGCTTTGTTAGCGGCGTTAATTTGCCGGTAGATTTTGGTTACTGTGCGGAAGTCTTTATCGGTGATCGCGATGATCTGCTAGGTATTAGCTAATTTTTTCAGCTAGCGATTTCAGCCACCAGAATATTGGCAACTCCGCGGTAAATTTACCTTGAAACCAAATACACCAGCAGCACTGATATGAGCCAAAAAAACAATCAACAAGCAGCCAGCATCGGGATAACTTAGCCCGTAATATTCTGGATATTACGCTATTGCTGGAATCAGAAATCATGACTGCATTGATCAACACCTATGGTCATAAAAAACTCAAGCTGAGCTTTGAACCCTATATATTTATGGCCGCCAATGGCGAGGCCAAACTTAGCGATATTACAGAGCGGTTAGGCATCTCCCGTCAGGCGGCAAATCAAGTAGCCAAACAAATCGAAGCGGCTGGCTATATTAAACGCTCAGAAGACCCATTAGATAAACGTTCGAAGCGTATCGCATTGACAAAAAAAGCTAAACAATTAATACATGATGGCGCTATCGAAACCGGCAAACAACAATCCCTGTTCGCCGATATCATTGGCCAGAAAAGCCTCAAAAATATCACGCAACTAGTTGAAAAACTGAATATCAAACTCGGCCTGTTAACCAGCTTTAAACCCCCTTCAGGCATCCCATCGCCGCTCGCTGCTACCCTGCCTCGACTATCCGAATATATCAATCAACGACTACGTGAAATCACCAAAAGCAAAGGTCACCCTGATTTAAAACCCCGATATGGCTCAGTGCTAAAAAATATCGGGCCGTTAGGTGGGCACATTCAAACCATGGCAAGAGAACAAGGCGTGAGTAAACAAGCCATCAGCCTGATCGCCAGCGAACTGGAGCAATTGGGTTATATCGAGCGACAATCCGACCCACTGGACCCGCGCCAGCATGTATTTTTTTCACAGCAGCCGGGCATCGCTTGATTAGCGATTCCAAACAAGCCATGCAGGAACTGGAAGTGGAACTCGCGGCACTTATCGGTCAAAAAAATCTCAACACGATCAAATCAGGATTAACCACGCTGGCGATAGCACTCTGCGACCAGCAAGATGAAGAACTTACTCTGCTGGCCAAAAAACTTAGCCAACAACTCGGCCCCGATAAAGCACTGGCGCTGGGAAAACTGCTTATTTCAAATAATGACTAACCATCAAAAATCAAAGAGGTTTTACCATGAGCAATGACGAACGCAGAAATACAGGTAAAGAAAAAATAATGGATGTCTATGCCGGTGACGTTGTCGTCCCGGAGCAAGGCTATGCCTTTTCCGACATTATGCTGGAAACTTTATTCGCTGAAATATGGACACGGGACATTATCTCCATGCGCGACAAACGCATCCTGTTGCTCGGTATGATAGCCGCCCAAGGGGAAGCTACGACCTTCAAGATACAAACTAAGGCAGCGATTAAACGCGGTGACTTAAACGCCGAAGAGATTCGTGAGCTCCACCTTTTTATCGCTCAGTACTGTGGTTACCCGAAAGCGGCAGCAATGCTTTTCCCTATGGAGGAAGCTATTGCTGAAGCCACTAAAGATCTTGAAAAAGCCAAGGAATCTGGTGCTGAGTAACCCCGCACATACATTCAGAACTCGCTAAAGCTATCAGGCAATTATTATGACACTTGCATACAACTGGCCCGCCGGCCTTATCACCGTACTACTCGTCATCGGTATTATTACGATCAGTAAATTTCTTTTATTTCGTATTCCTGCGCTAGCTAATAGCCGGGAAACCGACGAAGAGAAAAACAAAGATAAATGGCGCAACAAGGGCAAAAAATACCATCATCGCGTCAAAGCCAGCCAGAAAATCGGGCTCGGTTTTTCTTTAGCATTTTATCTCGGCGTGCTGCCTTTTTTAGTCACACTAGAGCCGCAACCGATCAGTAAAATACTCATTGACTCCGTGCTGATTCTGATGGTTTATGATTTTTTCTATTACCTCACGCACCGTTTTGTATTTCACGGCCAGGGTTATTTTCGGATGGTACACGCAGTACACCATCAAGCCCGCAGCCGGGTCAGCTCCATAGATTCTTTTCTGTTGCACCCCTGGGAAATTTTTATAGGTATCGGCCTATTTTACCTTGTGACTTCGATTATTTGTTTACTCAATGGCGAACCTTTCCATATTGCCACCATCGTTTTTTGCAATATCGTCTATACCCAATTAAATCAAATCAATCACTGCCGGATTGATCTCAAAGGCTTCCCATGGAAAACCATCAACTGGATTGCTATGAAACACGATGCCCATCATCTGGACATGCACCGCGGTAATTACTCCACTATTACCCTATTCTACGACTGGTTGTTCCGCACCATAGAACGTCACCCTAACGAAGACCTGACGATAGAGAATACTCAGAGTAACTGATAGCGATGCCTATACTGATACCAACATTAAACTGCGGTCTCAGCCAATGAAAAATACCTTTGTTGTTTTGCTAACTGCATCCCTAACGCTGGCAGGATGCAGCCCAAAACAGGACGGCAGCCTATTCCCGCCTATAACAAAGAGGCCGCCGCCCCGATCCCGGCAAAACCCGCTGTGACTTTTAACGCCAATAAAAATGTATTCTGGGGTGATTTACATATCCACACCAGCTACTCCACCGATGCCTACACCATGGGCGTACGCACCACACCGGATGATGCCTACACGTTCACCCGCGGCGGTGAAATTGCGCATGGCGCGGGTTACGGCATCAAAATTAAACGACCACTGGATTTCGCCGCCGTCACGGATCACTCCGAATACCTTGGTGTGTTGCGCGACCAGCAACCAGAGTTACTGCTGAGCAAGCGCAGTTTACGCCAGCGGCTGCTGGAAGATAGCCGGATCCGCAATACCCTCTTTTTTATTCGCTCGCTGGGTACCTTTGACTTAAAAGACGTCGATGCTGATACCACCCCGCAAGCCAGCTATAACGCCTGGCAAGACACTATTGCCGCCGCAGAGCGCCACTATATTCCCGGCGTTTTCAGCACCTTTGTTGCCTATGAATGGTCGTCACAACCCGATACCCGCAACCTGCATCGCAACGTTATTTATCGCGACACCCACGTTCCCGCCTTTCCTTATAGCTCACTGGAATCGTTAGACCCGAGAGATCTTTGGCAAGCACTGGAATCACAGCGCGAACAGGGCATGACGATGATGGCGATCCCCCACAACGGCAACGTGAGTGACGGCCTGATGTATGACGCAGTCGCTTTCGATGGCAAAAAAATGGATGCCGGCTATGCCCAACAACGGCTGCGCAACGAACCTTTAAGTGAAATATTCCAGGTCAAAGGCTCGTCAGAAACTCACCCCGAGCTGTCGCCCACGGATGAGTTTGCCGGCTTTGAAATTTACGACACCCTGCTGTCTCATTCATTTGAACTGTCACAACCAAAGGGCAGCTATAGTCGCGATGCCCTGAGACTAGGCCTTGAACTGTCTCATCGCGAAGGTTTTAATCCCTATCAATTCGGTGTGATCGGCGCCTCCGATGGCCACAATTCAAGCTCACCAGTAGAAGAAGACAATTACCACGGCAAGTTACCACTACTCGATGGCAGTGCCGGCTTGCGAATGGCCACTGCAACTTTTTTACCTGACGATATGCCCGGCGGCAGACGCTGGAGTGCCGCTGGCTTGGCAGGCGTCTGGGCAGAGCAAAATACCCGCGAATCCATCTATGATGGCATGGCCAGCAAAGAAACCTATGCCACCTCCGGCCCTCTCATTACCGTCCGCTTTTTTGGCGGCTGGGACTTTTCTGATCAACTACCTCTAGAAAATGATTGGATAGCCACAGCCTACGACACCGGTGTTGCCATGGGCAACATCCTCAAACCGCACCAAGAGCAGCTACCAGAAAACGCCCCCCGCTTTGCCATCGCCGCCAGTCGCGACCCTGACGGAGCCAATCTGGACCGTATCCAAATTATCAAAGGCTGGATTGATGCATCAGGACAAAGCCATGAAAAAGTTTATGAGGTCGTCTGGTCCGGCGAGCGCAGTATCG encodes:
- a CDS encoding DUF3604 domain-containing protein; protein product: MQPKTGRQPIPAYNKEAAAPIPAKPAVTFNANKNVFWGDLHIHTSYSTDAYTMGVRTTPDDAYTFTRGGEIAHGAGYGIKIKRPLDFAAVTDHSEYLGVLRDQQPELLLSKRSLRQRLLEDSRIRNTLFFIRSLGTFDLKDVDADTTPQASYNAWQDTIAAAERHYIPGVFSTFVAYEWSSQPDTRNLHRNVIYRDTHVPAFPYSSLESLDPRDLWQALESQREQGMTMMAIPHNGNVSDGLMYDAVAFDGKKMDAGYAQQRLRNEPLSEIFQVKGSSETHPELSPTDEFAGFEIYDTLLSHSFELSQPKGSYSRDALRLGLELSHREGFNPYQFGVIGASDGHNSSSPVEEDNYHGKLPLLDGSAGLRMATATFLPDDMPGGRRWSAAGLAGVWAEQNTRESIYDGMASKETYATSGPLITVRFFGGWDFSDQLPLENDWIATAYDTGVAMGNILKPHQEQLPENAPRFAIAASRDPDGANLDRIQIIKGWIDASGQSHEKVYEVVWSGERSIDKNTGKLSAVGNTVNTKQASYQNTIGASQLMTVWQDPDFSSEQQAFYYARVLEIPTPRWTTFDAKTLGIDAPEPSSIQERAVTSAIWYRP
- a CDS encoding aldehyde dehydrogenase family protein encodes the protein MNPESNLLIDGELVTASSGKTYPNINPATEEVIGHVVDAGPEEMDQAIAAARRAFDHTDWSTNHAFRLKCLQQLKAGLLAEMDDFKLQIAAETGAPLGICGSGGPHCEVPISFMDFSLEALPKFEWSRDIGQYELMNIKSRRLVEKEAIGVVACITPWNVPLQINLAKSIPALAAGCTVVLKAAPDTPWSATTLGRIIKEHTDIPAGVFNVITAADPQIVGEQLVTDPRVDMISFTGSTAVGKHIMAQAAKTVKKVFLELGGKSANIMLDDADLSSSLLSALAVCFHAGQGCALNTRLLIPKAKQAEVEELLTSYFGFISYGNPDSDEIMGPLVNAKQRDRVLSYIQKGKDEGARVLLGGGRPEQLEKGYYVQPTVFVDVTNDMTIAREEIFGPVLCVIAYEDEADAIRIANDSEFGLSGSVWSASEERALAVARRIRTGTINVNGGNFYAADAPFGGYKQSGIGREMGPEGFEEYLETKTIAIGIS
- a CDS encoding NAD(P)-dependent oxidoreductase; translated protein: MNTKQKVGYIGLGNIGKPSAERLINRFQAHVYDVYQPAVQELIDKGAIGCTTTAELAKLCSHIGICVRDDQQVEDLLYGDGGLFKNVTADTIIAIHSTVTQANLLKWASDASALNIHLIDAPITGGAHRAVEGTLCYMVGGDAAIVARAQPVFETSAEKVVHAGDLGTGIALKLCNNFIQYGEFVLLAEATKLADRCGLSVDVLREVGRSNGVINEQMHMFVSGRNSMAPSYSNEQMIEYFGTMGKLARKDLECALNTAKDHNVVLPTAEYLCDRIEDVFVGKDESRLD
- a CDS encoding MarR family transcriptional regulator, producing MTALINTYGHKKLKLSFEPYIFMAANGEAKLSDITERLGISRQAANQVAKQIEAAGYIKRSEDPLDKRSKRIALTKKAKQLIHDGAIETGKQQSLFADIIGQKSLKNITQLVEKLNIKLGLLTSFKPPSGIPSPLAATLPRLSEYINQRLREITKSKGHPDLKPRYGSVLKNIGPLGGHIQTMAREQGVSKQAISLIASELEQLGYIERQSDPLDPRQHVFFSQQPGIA
- a CDS encoding carboxymuconolactone decarboxylase family protein, encoding MSNDERRNTGKEKIMDVYAGDVVVPEQGYAFSDIMLETLFAEIWTRDIISMRDKRILLLGMIAAQGEATTFKIQTKAAIKRGDLNAEEIRELHLFIAQYCGYPKAAAMLFPMEEAIAEATKDLEKAKESGAE
- a CDS encoding sterol desaturase family protein, whose translation is MTLAYNWPAGLITVLLVIGIITISKFLLFRIPALANSRETDEEKNKDKWRNKGKKYHHRVKASQKIGLGFSLAFYLGVLPFLVTLEPQPISKILIDSVLILMVYDFFYYLTHRFVFHGQGYFRMVHAVHHQARSRVSSIDSFLLHPWEIFIGIGLFYLVTSIICLLNGEPFHIATIVFCNIVYTQLNQINHCRIDLKGFPWKTINWIAMKHDAHHLDMHRGNYSTITLFYDWLFRTIERHPNEDLTIENTQSN
- a CDS encoding SDR family oxidoreductase, with the protein product MNNVLGYENKNVVITGAASGMGQAAAQQLVDLGANVFALDIASITVPVHKAISVDMKNATSIDAAVAELPDNIDALFNCAGVPSPPFSAADTILINFSGLRYLTESLLPRISAGGGIASIASTAGMGWKPKIETAKTFLALDNSLEVAAQWIADHPLESSDGYGFSKQCIIAYTMTMAKKLAKKNIRINCISPSPTASGFMDTLKGEGKMPAEAIDLFLPSNGRYATGAEMGEPLVLLNSKMASFVSGVNLPVDFGYCAEVFIGDRDDLLGIS